A part of Rhodamnia argentea isolate NSW1041297 chromosome 8, ASM2092103v1, whole genome shotgun sequence genomic DNA contains:
- the LOC115735525 gene encoding arogenate dehydratase 1-like, translating into MQAISPSTPSNLNSLIRPAPAPTRMGKAVRCAFRADSVYFPNGVGHSRADWQSSCAILSSKVLSLEQPAEKSGGGADHIAAVNGHRAAIDLNLVPIETKDSPASSVPAPVPQQPKPLSISDLAPAPLHGSQLRVAYQGVPGAYSEAAAGKAYPNCEAIPCDQFEVAFQAVELWIADRAVLPVENSLGGSIHRNYDLLLRHRLHIVGEVQMPVHHCLLALPGSRLECLSRVISHPQALSQCEHTITQLAPQATREAVDDTAGAAEYIATNRLRDTAAIASARAAELYGMQVLADGVQDDCGNVTRFLMLAREPIIPRTDRPFKTSIVFAHNGGEGTGVLFKVLSAFAFRNISLTKIESRPHRNRPIRLVDDADVGTAKHFEYMFYVDFEASMAEVRAQNALAEVQEYTSFLRVLGSYPMDMTPWSPPPTTSGGDSD; encoded by the coding sequence ATGCAGGCTATATCACCGTCCACTCCCAGCAATCTCAACTCATTGATTAGGCCGGCGCCGGCCCCGACCCGGATGGGCAAGGCCGTCCGGTGCGCCTTCCGCGCCGACTCCGTCTACTTCCCCAACGGCGTCGGCCACAGCCGCGCCGACTGGCAGAGCTCCTGCGCCATCCTCTCCAGCAAGGTCCTCTCCCTGGAGCAGCCCGCCGAGAAGAGCGGCGGCGGCGCCGACCATATCGCCGCCGTGAACGGCCACCGGGCCGCCATCGACCTCAACCTCGTCCCCATCGAGACGAAGGACAGCCCGGCTTCGTCCGTGCCGGCCCCGGTGCCGCAGCAGCCGAAGCCGCTCTCGATAAGCGACCTCGCCCCGGCGCCGCTGCATGGCTCGCAGCTGCGCGTGGCCTATCAGGGCGTCCCCGGTGCGTACTCTGAGGCGGCTGCTGGGAAGGCGTACCCGAACTGCGAGGCCATCCCGTGTGACCAGTTCGAGGTCGCCTTCCAGGCGGTCGAGCTCTGGATCGCCGACCGGGCCGTGCTGCCAGTGGAGAACTCCCTCGGCGGCTCGATCCACCGGAACTACGACCTGCTCCTCCGCCACCGCCTTCACATCGTGGGCGAGGTCCAAATGCCTGTCCACCACTGCCTCCTCGCCCTCCCGGGTAGCCGCCTCGAGTGCCTCTCCCGTGTCATCTCGCACCCGCAGGCCCTCTCGCAGTGCGAGCACACGATCACGCAGCTCGCTCCGCAAGCCACCCGCGAGGCCGTCGACGACACCGCCGGCGCCGCCGAATACATCGCCACAAACCGCCTCCGAGACACGGCAGCCATCGCGAGCGCGCGCGCCGCCGAGCTTTACGGCATGCAGGTGCTCGCCGACGGCGTGCAGGACGACTGCGGCAACGTGACCCGCTTCCTGATGCTGGCGCGGGAGCCTATCATCCCGCGAACGGACCGGCCGTTCAAGACGAGCATCGTGTTCGCGCACAACGGAGGGGAGGGGACTGGGGTGCTGTTCAAGGTGCTGTCGGCGTTCGCGTTCCGCAACATAAGCCTGACAAAGATCGAGTCGAGGCCGCACCGGAACAGGCCCATCAGGCTCGTGGACGACGCCGACGTCGGGACGGCGAAGCACTTCGAGTACATGTTCTACGTCGACTTCGAGGCGTCGATGGCGGAGGTGAGGGCCCAGAACGCGCTCGCCGAGGTGCAGGAGTACACGTCCTTCCTCCGGGTGTTGGGGAGCTACCCCATGGACATGACCCCTTGGAGCCCTCCTCCGACGACGAGCGGCGGCGATAGTGATTAA
- the LOC115735465 gene encoding transcriptional activator DEMETER-like, translated as MKLQKELDRIIQKIMDLNIGDVPYKSKTNKKTKKPPSTQGILVCYEPKAKKKAPRVELDSETVRRWELLILLDDGGANEADDKDTDRKWERERGVFRGRVEWFLARMHLILGDRHFTFWKGSVVDSIIGVYLTQNVSDYLSSNAFMSLASKFPLYPVKGEENGDREITDVQETIGSDPEPRCSSGDDNPIKIQVDQIQELHNILKQFLGKEETVSAQGDMKHEKGHAGSQASASGEKKKKVKVKEKKTDPLEWEELRRLYSSVGPRIPDHMDSVDWDAVRRAKPEEVAEAIQARGQHRILAKRIQDFLNELVRKQGSIDLEWLRNCPPDKAKEYLLEIPGLGLKSVECVRLLALQHVAFPVDVNVGRIAVRLGWVPLEPLPENLQIHLLEKFPVMDEIQKYLWPRLRELDQRTLYELHYHLITLGKVFCTKTKPNCNACPMRGECKHYASAYASARLSLPAPKAAKNPVTTGENAIVLCNGESTAALGATSLLESGYQTGSCEPIIEEPESPKIASNELLERDIEDFCYDDGDEIPTIKLSSANFSTDLQSPIYDAGMFEENSRALVALNDFIPMPKLKEVTRLRTEHHVYELPDSHPLLRELPMREADDPCPYLLLIWTEDEAADSSKSSNGACDSCPTTEACNEQTCREQSCATIKGTLLIPCRTSLRARFPLNGTYFQVNEVFADHESSHNPIDVPRRWIWNLPRRMVYFGTSASSIFKGLTMGKIQYCFRKGFVCVRGIDRKTGAPRPLISRFHRQPNKPLKAKKAT; from the exons ATGAAATTGCAGAAGGAACTTGATCGCATCATTCAGAAGATTATGGATCTGAATATTGGTGATGTACCCTACAAATCGAAAACGAATAAGAAAACGAAGAAACCACCAAGCACACAGGGAATATTAGTATGCTACGAACCGAAGGCGAAGAAGAAAGCACCTAGAGTCGAACTCGATTCGGAGACAGTTCGAAGGTGGGAGTTGTTGATACTTTTAGATGATGGTGGTGCCAATGAGGCAGACGACAAGGACACAGATAGAAAGTGGGAACGGGAAAGAGGAGTCTTCCGAGGCCGGGTCGAATGGTTCCTTGCCCGCATGCATCTAATTTTAG GGGATAGGCATTTCACATTTTGGAAAGGCTCCGTCGTGGACTCAATCATTGGAGTGTATCTGACTCAGAATGTGTCAGATTATCTTTCGAG CAACGCGTTCATGTCATTAGCTTCAAAGTTTCCCCTCTACCCAGTCAAAGGTGAAGAAAACGGGGACAGGGAGATTACTGATGTCCAAGAGACTATTGGAAGTGACCCAGAACCCAGATGCAGTTCTGGAGATGATAACCCTATAAAAATTCAAGTTGACCAAATTCAGGAATTGCATAACATCTTAAAACAATTTTTGGGGAAAGAAGAAACAGTGAGCGCTCAAGGAGATATGAAACACGAGAAAGGGCATGCCGGAAGTCAAGCATCTGCTtcaggagaaaagaaaaagaaagtaaaagtcaaGGAGAAGAAAACCGATCCCTTGGAGTGGGAGGAGCTGAGGAGGTTATATTCCAGTGTCGGACCAAGAATCCCGGATCATATGGACTCTGTGGACTGGGATGCAGTTAGGCGTGCAAAGCCTGAAGAAGTTGCAGAAGCCATCCAAGCACGCGGTCAACATCGCATTCTAGCAAAACGAATCCAA GATTTTCTTAATGAGCTGGTTAGGAAACAGGGCAGCATTGACCTCGAGTGGCTAAGAAATTGCCCACCTGACAAAGCAAA AGAATACTTGTTAGAAATACCTGGATTGGGATTGAAGAGTGTGGAGTGTGTACGACTTTTGGCACTTCAGCATGTGGCCTTCCCG GTTGATGTTAATGTTGGTCGCATAGCGGTGCGTCTTGGTTGGGTTCCCCTCGAACCATTACCTGAAAATCTTCAAATACATCTGCTTGAAAA GTTCCCAGTAATGGATGAAATTCAGAAGTACCTATGGCCACGACTGCGCGAACTTGATCAACGGACCTT GTATGAGCTGCACTATCATTTAATTACACTTGGAAAG GTTTTCTGCACGAAGACCAAGCCCAATTGCAACGCATGTCCAATGAGGGGAGAGTGCAAGCATTATGCTAGTGCATATGCCAG TGCGAGGCTTTCCCTTCCAGCACCTAAAGCAGCTAAAAATCCcgttactactggtgaaaatgcCATCGTACTTTGCAACGGAGAGTCAACTGCTGCCCTCGGTGCCACTTCACTTCTAGAGTCGGGATATCAAACTGGAAGTTGCGAGCCCATCATTGAAGAGCCGGAGTCGCCTAAGATTGCATCTAATGAATTGTTAGAGAGAGACATAGAAGATTTCTGttatgatgatggtgatgaaattCCGACTATCAAACTCAGTTCAGCAAATTTCTCAACAGACTTGCAGAGCCCCATATATGACGCTGGCATGTTTGAAGAAAACTCGAGAGCCTTAGTTGCTTTAAACGACTTCATTCCCATGCCCAAACTAAAGGAGGTGACCCGTTTAAGGACTGAGCACCATGT ATACGAGCTTCCGGATTCACATCCTCTACTTAGAGAG TTACCGATGCGTGAAGCGGATGATCCATGCCCCTATCTTCTTCTTATATGGACTGAAG ATGAAGCTGCGGATTCATCTAAGTCTTCTAATGGCGCATGCGACTCTTGCCCGACTACAGAAGCTTGTAATGAACAGACCTGTCGAGAACAGAGTTGTGCTACAATCAAAGGAACACTTCTG ATCCCTTGTCGAACATCTCTGAGGGCAAGATTTCCGCTAAATGGAACATACTTTCAAGTAAACGAG GTTTTCGCCGACCATGAATCAAGTCATAACCCGATCGATGTTCCCAGAAGATGGATATGGAACTTACCGAGGAGAATGGTGTATTTCGGAACTTCAGCATCCTCAATTTTCAAAG GATTAACCATGGGGAAGATTCAGTATTGCTTTCGCAAAG GATTCGTTTGTGTACGAGGAATCGATCGGAAAACAGGGGCTCCTAGACCTCTGATATCAAGATTTCATCGACAACCGAACAAGCCGCTCAAGGCGAAGAAGGCGACATAG